A stretch of the Psychroserpens sp. Hel_I_66 genome encodes the following:
- a CDS encoding carboxypeptidase-like regulatory domain-containing protein: MKKLLLLVLLCTSISMTSQTFKRVEVDGKIIVEGDDVEGITVFNTSTNKGVITNKNGEFKIEVAENDFIEFRALQYQNFDMQINAAIIKSKRMRVFLIEEINKLDEILVLTKGLTGELQTDVATVKTFNPKLDALYFGIKKSDQYEFTDDPRSSVDNQVMHSQSETMVNGLNIVNVVDQLLLPLFRSKVEDKERAGVPDVPVSDIKYYFGSEFIVDNFDIPPYRVEEFINYVENDETFDFSLLNYGKELEFLELLYEKSQEFLKTDSGKD; the protein is encoded by the coding sequence ATGAAAAAACTATTACTATTGGTACTCTTATGTACATCGATTTCTATGACTTCACAAACGTTTAAAAGAGTAGAGGTTGATGGTAAAATTATTGTTGAAGGCGATGACGTTGAAGGCATAACGGTATTTAATACCTCCACAAATAAAGGCGTCATTACTAATAAGAATGGTGAATTTAAAATAGAAGTTGCAGAAAATGATTTTATTGAATTTCGCGCGTTGCAATACCAAAATTTTGATATGCAAATCAATGCAGCTATCATAAAATCAAAACGCATGCGTGTATTTTTAATTGAAGAAATCAACAAACTGGATGAGATTTTGGTCTTGACAAAAGGGTTGACTGGCGAATTGCAAACCGATGTTGCAACTGTTAAAACCTTCAATCCTAAACTCGATGCACTTTACTTCGGAATTAAAAAAAGTGACCAATATGAATTTACAGATGATCCACGTTCTTCAGTGGATAATCAAGTGATGCACTCCCAATCTGAAACTATGGTAAATGGTTTGAACATTGTAAATGTTGTGGATCAACTGTTATTGCCATTATTTAGATCTAAGGTTGAGGATAAAGAACGCGCAGGAGTTCCTGACGTACCGGTAAGCGATATAAAATATTACTTTGGATCTGAGTTTATTGTAGATAATTTTGATATTCCACCATATCGCGTCGAAGAATTTATAAATTACGTTGAAAATGACGAAACCTTCGATTTCTCATTGCTTAATTATGGTAAAGAATTAGAATTTCTTGAGCTACTTTACGAGAAAAGTCAGGAATTTTTGAAAACAGATAGTGGTAAGGATTAA
- a CDS encoding M1 family metallopeptidase: protein MKLVKYLCLSITFISLNVVGQEQEERKPGHTNQNKFKQLYDEFATPNMFRTGSGAPGPAYYQQQADYVMDIEINDETAVLSGNETITYTNNSPDDLSYLWVQLDQNVRKKDGPTEDINSSRITPAMSAERFGSSYLTESFDGGFNIEKVTNTDGKDLVYMINQTMMRVELPKILKTGDEFSFKIKWWYQINNHVTDGGRSGYELFPDGNRNYVIAQFYPRMAVYNDVEGWQNSQFWGRDEFALPFGNFEVNITVPADHLLDGTGKLTNRKDVFSDDMMKRYEKAKKSYKEPVVISTQAEAEAREKGRSNKKNTWKLYAENVRDFGFATSRKYIWDMMAVKIGDKDVMAVSLYSKEGNPLWEQWSTKAVASTLKTYSRMTFDYPYHKAISVHARRQGMEYPMICWNYGRPDENGKYDDRTKYGMMSVIIHEVGHNFFPMIVNSDERQWTWMDEGLNTFTQYVAEQDFGEWYPDALSPGDEKYPSRRGPAANITRYMGGNQDYIAPIMTKGLNTYQFGNNAYGKPATALNILRETVMGRELFDYAFKEYAHRWMFKHPTPEDFFRTMEDASAFDLDWYWRGWFYTTDWVDIGLKEVKKYYVSSEPNQYAKNYAESNNLNLDDLKLVYLVEEGSDEFDEKLRKGTSADNSATLKEYMMDNFSAEERKNIKQPKYFYDITFEKPGGLVMPIIVEYTYADGTSKTETYPAQIWRYNDKEVSKAIASEKEIVSIKVDPKLETADIDTSNNSWPKETKESDFDKFKDKVKG, encoded by the coding sequence ATGAAATTAGTAAAATACCTTTGTTTGTCAATTACTTTTATCTCTTTAAATGTAGTTGGCCAAGAGCAGGAAGAACGAAAGCCTGGTCACACCAATCAAAATAAGTTTAAACAACTTTATGATGAATTTGCTACGCCAAATATGTTTAGAACGGGCTCAGGTGCACCAGGACCAGCATATTATCAACAGCAGGCAGATTATGTGATGGATATTGAAATTAATGACGAGACCGCTGTTTTAAGTGGAAACGAAACGATTACCTATACTAATAATTCACCAGATGATTTGAGTTATTTATGGGTGCAACTCGATCAAAACGTAAGAAAAAAAGATGGACCAACAGAAGATATCAATTCTAGTAGAATAACGCCTGCAATGTCTGCAGAGCGATTTGGGTCCTCCTATTTAACAGAGTCTTTTGACGGTGGTTTTAACATTGAGAAAGTTACAAATACAGATGGTAAGGACTTGGTTTACATGATCAATCAAACGATGATGCGTGTTGAATTGCCAAAAATATTAAAGACGGGAGATGAATTTTCTTTCAAAATAAAGTGGTGGTACCAAATTAACAATCACGTTACAGATGGTGGACGTTCGGGTTACGAATTATTTCCTGACGGAAATAGAAACTACGTGATCGCACAGTTCTACCCAAGAATGGCAGTCTATAACGATGTTGAAGGATGGCAAAACTCGCAGTTTTGGGGACGTGATGAATTTGCATTGCCTTTCGGAAATTTTGAAGTAAACATCACAGTGCCTGCAGATCATTTATTAGATGGTACAGGGAAATTGACAAACAGAAAAGATGTTTTTTCTGACGATATGATGAAGCGCTACGAGAAAGCAAAAAAATCTTATAAAGAACCAGTTGTAATTTCAACTCAAGCAGAAGCAGAAGCTAGAGAAAAAGGACGTTCTAACAAGAAAAATACTTGGAAGCTTTATGCAGAAAACGTGAGAGATTTCGGGTTTGCAACCTCAAGAAAATACATTTGGGATATGATGGCTGTCAAAATTGGAGACAAGGATGTAATGGCGGTTTCTTTATATTCTAAAGAAGGAAACCCACTTTGGGAACAATGGTCTACAAAAGCAGTAGCGAGTACGTTGAAAACATATTCTCGTATGACTTTTGATTATCCGTACCATAAGGCAATTTCAGTTCACGCAAGACGTCAAGGAATGGAATACCCAATGATTTGCTGGAACTATGGTCGTCCAGATGAAAATGGAAAATATGACGATCGCACCAAATACGGTATGATGAGTGTAATTATTCATGAGGTAGGCCACAATTTCTTCCCAATGATCGTAAACAGTGATGAACGTCAATGGACTTGGATGGACGAAGGGTTAAACACATTTACACAGTATGTTGCAGAGCAAGATTTTGGTGAGTGGTATCCAGATGCATTATCTCCAGGCGATGAGAAATACCCGTCCCGTAGAGGTCCAGCAGCAAATATCACAAGATATATGGGAGGAAATCAAGATTACATTGCACCAATCATGACCAAAGGTCTAAACACCTACCAATTTGGTAATAATGCCTACGGAAAACCAGCAACTGCATTAAACATATTAAGAGAAACCGTAATGGGTCGCGAATTATTTGACTACGCATTTAAAGAATACGCGCACCGTTGGATGTTTAAGCACCCAACACCAGAAGATTTTTTCCGTACAATGGAAGATGCTTCTGCATTTGATTTAGATTGGTACTGGAGAGGATGGTTCTACACTACAGATTGGGTAGATATTGGATTAAAAGAAGTTAAAAAATATTACGTTTCATCAGAGCCAAACCAATATGCAAAAAACTATGCAGAAAGTAATAATCTCAACCTTGATGATTTGAAACTAGTGTATTTAGTAGAAGAGGGAAGTGATGAATTTGATGAAAAACTCCGTAAAGGTACATCTGCAGATAACTCAGCAACGTTGAAAGAATATATGATGGATAATTTTTCTGCGGAAGAAAGAAAAAACATAAAACAACCAAAGTATTTTTATGACATCACCTTTGAAAAACCAGGCGGATTGGTAATGCCAATAATTGTAGAGTATACATATGCAGACGGTACTTCAAAAACCGAAACCTATCCTGCACAAATTTGGAGGTACAATGATAAAGAAGTGAGCAAAGCAATAGCTTCAGAAAAAGAAATCGTATCTATAAAGGTTGATCCAAAATTAGAAACTGCAGATATTGATACATCAAACAACTCATGGCCTAAAGAAACCAAAGAAAGTGACTTTGATAAATTTAAAGACAAAGTTAAAGGGTAG
- a CDS encoding BT0820 family HAD-type phosphatase, protein MNFQDKLVIAIDFDGTIVEDAYPKVGKARIFAFETMKRLQKDGHRLILWTYRSGSKLQEAVDFCTENGITFYAVNQSFPEEKYDNSVSRKIYADIYIDDRNIGGILGWGEVYQLISKEDLNMNIPKQKKGFFSFLKK, encoded by the coding sequence ATGAATTTTCAAGATAAACTTGTCATAGCAATAGATTTTGATGGTACAATCGTAGAGGACGCCTATCCAAAAGTCGGTAAAGCCCGTATTTTTGCTTTTGAAACGATGAAAAGACTTCAAAAAGATGGTCATCGACTTATATTGTGGACTTATCGTAGTGGTTCAAAACTACAGGAAGCTGTTGATTTTTGCACAGAAAATGGCATAACATTTTATGCGGTGAACCAAAGTTTTCCAGAAGAGAAATACGATAACTCTGTAAGTCGCAAAATTTATGCAGATATTTATATTGACGATAGGAATATTGGTGGCATTTTAGGTTGGGGAGAAGTGTACCAGCTAATATCAAAAGAAGACCTTAACATGAACATTCCAAAACAAAAAAAAGGATTCTTTTCATTTTTAAAAAAATAA
- a CDS encoding S8 family peptidase, with protein sequence MKNLYVKVLLLVAITIVSCAKEDAIIETESLEIQFPEEPLTVQQINNRISETIRATGDFDWSKEDAHFLWSAVVHGQNVLTIGYGNEGQSFSEDRDPELETKKAGLINLVLEKEQIDKKELQIVEQNILTVIDVGVQNIETIVALLKSKDVRYLEPNGYNQFNYNEIQQRSSSGCDQSGVYINPSHYSTVAPNNAQVSWHFNEHNIQQAWGLSTGAGVTIGLIDTGVSASQPLLNSSGFNDGYSSGRFVQKYGTFIDSNWWWSNNYDGPHDKCGHGTAMASTMASPRNDNGMPVGVAYNSNLVAYRATEDVLLNDYHERKGVSRALTELGNRNDVKIISMSIGYVWSIGNIKDAIKYAYSKNKLIFAAGGTSTSFTNGFGVIFPATMSETVAVTGVDDGSNYERCETCHSGDKIDFTIIMEGDNNTSKAPPVLGFYNGDRRYTGGSSVATATTAGIAALVWARHPSWSRTQVLNRLKQSAEFYPYKNSSFGYGNIDALQAVQ encoded by the coding sequence ATGAAAAACTTATATGTTAAAGTATTGCTTCTCGTGGCAATTACTATAGTGTCTTGTGCCAAAGAAGATGCTATCATTGAAACCGAGTCATTAGAAATTCAATTTCCTGAAGAACCGTTAACCGTTCAACAAATTAACAATCGAATTAGCGAAACTATTAGAGCAACAGGCGATTTTGATTGGAGTAAAGAGGACGCTCATTTTTTATGGAGTGCAGTTGTTCATGGGCAAAATGTACTCACTATTGGTTACGGTAATGAGGGACAGAGTTTTAGTGAAGATCGTGATCCTGAACTAGAGACGAAAAAAGCAGGATTGATCAATTTAGTTCTTGAAAAGGAGCAAATAGATAAAAAAGAACTTCAAATTGTAGAACAAAATATTTTAACGGTAATAGATGTTGGCGTTCAAAATATAGAAACCATCGTGGCACTTCTTAAAAGTAAAGATGTAAGATATCTGGAGCCAAACGGTTATAATCAATTCAATTATAACGAGATTCAGCAACGATCAAGTTCTGGATGTGATCAAAGTGGTGTATATATAAACCCGTCGCACTATAGTACTGTAGCGCCTAACAATGCACAAGTTTCTTGGCATTTTAATGAGCATAATATTCAGCAGGCTTGGGGATTGAGTACTGGAGCTGGGGTAACAATTGGTTTAATTGATACTGGAGTTTCTGCTTCGCAACCCTTATTAAATTCATCTGGTTTTAATGATGGTTATTCTTCTGGTCGCTTTGTTCAAAAGTATGGTACCTTCATAGATTCTAATTGGTGGTGGTCTAATAATTATGATGGTCCGCATGATAAATGTGGTCATGGTACAGCAATGGCTTCAACTATGGCTTCACCAAGAAATGATAATGGCATGCCAGTTGGCGTGGCTTATAATTCTAATTTAGTGGCTTATAGAGCAACAGAGGATGTTTTACTTAATGATTATCACGAACGTAAAGGCGTTTCACGTGCTTTAACAGAATTAGGTAACAGGAATGACGTAAAAATTATATCTATGTCTATTGGATATGTATGGTCAATAGGTAACATCAAGGATGCGATTAAATACGCGTACAGTAAAAACAAATTGATTTTTGCTGCAGGCGGAACATCAACAAGTTTTACAAATGGTTTTGGAGTGATCTTCCCAGCAACAATGAGTGAAACAGTTGCAGTAACAGGAGTTGATGATGGTAGTAACTACGAGCGATGCGAAACTTGCCATAGTGGTGATAAAATAGATTTTACAATTATTATGGAAGGTGACAACAATACAAGTAAGGCGCCTCCAGTTCTAGGATTTTATAATGGAGATAGACGATATACAGGTGGGTCATCTGTAGCAACTGCAACAACAGCAGGAATTGCAGCATTAGTGTGGGCAAGACATCCAAGTTGGAGTAGAACACAAGTATTGAATAGATTAAAGCAATCTGCGGAATTTTACCCATACAAAAACAGTAGTTTCGGTTACGGTAATATTGATGCTTTACAAGCAGTTCAATAA
- the gpmI gene encoding 2,3-bisphosphoglycerate-independent phosphoglycerate mutase — MNKKVILMILDGWGMSPDPKVSAIDNANTPYIDSLYHNYSNATLRTDGLHVGLPEGQMGNSEVGHMNLGAGRIVYQDLVKLNLAIQNDTLKDEQVLVDAFNYAKSNNKPIHFLGLVSDGGVHSHINHLFGLIDAANNFGIKNSYIHAFTDGRDVDPKSGFGFITSLESHIKNTNTQLATITGRYYAMDRDKRWERIKLAYDAMVNGMGAHSQSATESIENNYDNQVTDEFIKPIVMVNKQDEPITTIKDGDVVIFFNFRTDRGRELTEALSQQDFHEQNMHKLNLHYVTLTNYDDSYNGINVVFNKDNLTDTLGEVLERHNKTQIRIAETEKYPHVTFFFSGGQEAPFKGETRLLRNSPKVATYDLQPEMSAFELTEALLPELKKGDVDFVCLNFANGDMVGHTGVMEAAIKACEAVDICVKKVVETALDNNYTTILIADHGNCETMINPDGSPNTAHTTNPVPVILIDNEKLTIKDGILGDIAPTILKLIGVQQPEAMTRHSLV, encoded by the coding sequence ATGAACAAGAAAGTTATCTTAATGATTTTGGATGGATGGGGAATGTCTCCAGACCCAAAAGTTTCTGCAATAGACAATGCAAACACACCTTACATAGATTCATTGTATCATAACTATTCAAATGCCACCTTAAGAACAGACGGTTTGCACGTTGGTCTCCCAGAAGGGCAAATGGGAAATAGCGAAGTAGGACACATGAACTTAGGTGCTGGTAGAATTGTGTACCAGGATTTGGTTAAATTAAATTTAGCTATTCAAAATGACACATTAAAGGATGAGCAAGTTTTGGTTGATGCATTCAACTATGCGAAATCCAATAATAAACCAATTCATTTTTTAGGTCTGGTTAGTGATGGAGGTGTTCATTCCCATATCAACCACCTGTTTGGATTGATTGATGCTGCTAATAACTTCGGAATAAAAAATTCTTACATACATGCGTTTACAGACGGAAGAGACGTAGATCCAAAATCTGGATTTGGCTTTATCACTTCATTAGAATCACATATTAAAAACACAAACACCCAACTCGCAACAATTACAGGACGTTATTATGCAATGGATAGAGATAAACGTTGGGAACGTATAAAACTCGCTTACGATGCTATGGTAAATGGTATGGGTGCGCATTCACAATCGGCAACAGAATCTATTGAAAACAACTACGATAATCAGGTAACAGATGAATTCATCAAACCTATCGTAATGGTCAACAAGCAAGATGAACCTATTACTACGATCAAAGATGGAGATGTTGTAATCTTTTTCAATTTTAGAACAGATCGAGGTCGAGAACTAACCGAAGCACTATCACAACAAGATTTCCATGAGCAAAATATGCATAAACTTAATTTACATTACGTGACATTGACCAATTATGATGATTCGTACAATGGGATTAATGTAGTTTTCAATAAAGACAATCTTACCGATACCTTAGGAGAAGTCCTCGAAAGACATAACAAAACACAAATTAGAATTGCCGAAACTGAAAAATACCCACACGTCACTTTTTTCTTTTCTGGCGGACAAGAAGCTCCTTTTAAAGGTGAAACTAGATTACTAAGAAACTCGCCAAAAGTAGCAACTTACGATTTACAACCAGAAATGAGTGCTTTTGAACTTACAGAAGCCCTTTTACCAGAACTTAAAAAAGGCGATGTAGATTTTGTATGTCTAAATTTTGCGAATGGTGATATGGTTGGTCATACAGGTGTTATGGAAGCAGCTATAAAAGCCTGCGAAGCTGTTGATATTTGTGTGAAAAAAGTTGTTGAAACCGCTTTGGACAATAATTATACAACAATCTTAATTGCAGATCATGGTAATTGTGAAACCATGATTAATCCAGATGGATCACCAAATACAGCACATACAACCAATCCTGTACCTGTTATCTTAATTGATAATGAGAAATTAACGATAAAGGACGGAATTTTGGGAGATATCGCGCCAACAATATTAAAGCTCATTGGTGTACAACAACCAGAAGCTATGACACGACATTCTTTAGTATGA
- a CDS encoding twin-arginine translocase TatA/TatE family subunit, protein MIQLATFLFIGTTEVIFILLIVVMVFGADKLPEIARGMGKGMRMLRDASTDIKSEITKSAEKQGIETNVTKDITDEINKVKDDLQDFTGSVKRNP, encoded by the coding sequence GTGATACAACTAGCAACATTCTTATTCATTGGTACTACAGAGGTGATTTTTATCCTCCTTATTGTGGTCATGGTTTTTGGGGCAGATAAGCTACCAGAAATTGCTCGTGGTATGGGAAAAGGAATGCGTATGCTACGGGATGCTTCTACAGATATTAAATCTGAAATCACAAAAAGTGCAGAAAAACAAGGTATAGAAACCAACGTTACCAAAGACATTACAGATGAGATTAATAAGGTAAAGGACGATCTTCAAGACTTTACAGGTTCAGTAAAAAGAAACCCTTAA
- a CDS encoding ankyrin repeat domain-containing protein → MKKSAVIIAIALGFSFTSLNATNNILPTSTYDTVTKKVVDPFCISIVKGDFDTVKKLIDLGQDVNKKSNGLTPAMYAAKYNRLDILKLLVEKGAKLELKSTKGVTALVFAERSNAKDVLAYIKGLES, encoded by the coding sequence ATGAAAAAATCAGCAGTAATTATCGCAATCGCATTAGGGTTTTCATTCACATCCTTAAATGCAACAAACAACATTTTACCAACGTCAACTTATGATACAGTAACTAAAAAAGTGGTTGATCCATTTTGTATTTCAATTGTAAAAGGAGACTTTGATACTGTTAAAAAACTAATTGATTTAGGCCAGGACGTTAACAAAAAATCAAATGGTCTAACTCCAGCAATGTATGCTGCAAAATACAACAGATTGGATATCTTAAAGTTGCTTGTTGAAAAAGGAGCAAAATTAGAATTAAAGTCAACTAAAGGAGTAACAGCACTAGTTTTTGCAGAACGCTCCAACGCAAAGGATGTATTGGCATACATCAAAGGTTTAGAATCTTAA
- a CDS encoding GNAT family N-acetyltransferase, protein MSYQFKILEKSRIDEIIPLVQELTSFKVSEALLKERFAEMVTQNYECAVICDGDKLIGVSGMWFCTRHYVGKTVEIDHVYIEASYRNKGLGKTFLDWLYNYAKSKGCTTVELNTYVQNYPSHKFYYNEGFEILGYHFLKKF, encoded by the coding sequence ATGTCCTACCAATTTAAAATCCTAGAAAAATCTCGTATTGATGAGATTATTCCTTTAGTGCAAGAGCTTACGAGTTTTAAGGTTTCCGAAGCATTATTAAAAGAGCGTTTTGCCGAAATGGTTACCCAAAATTATGAATGTGCAGTAATTTGTGATGGTGATAAACTGATTGGAGTTTCTGGTATGTGGTTTTGTACGAGACATTATGTTGGCAAAACCGTTGAGATTGATCATGTTTACATTGAGGCATCTTACAGAAACAAGGGTTTGGGAAAAACTTTTTTAGATTGGCTTTATAACTATGCAAAATCAAAAGGTTGCACAACGGTTGAGTTAAATACATATGTTCAAAATTACCCGTCCCACAAATTTTACTATAACGAGGGTTTTGAAATTTTAGGCTATCATTTTTTAAAGAAATTTTAA
- the pepE gene encoding dipeptidase PepE produces MKNIIIASTSTIHGGEPLDYLLDELRVFFKDTSEILFIPYARPSGITHDEYTTRVNVAFKKIGKTAKGIHEFENPKEAIKNAKGIFTGGGNTFVLVNQLYRNDLIDTIKTEVKNGTPYLGTSAGSNICGLTINTTNDMPIVYPPSFKTFGFVPFNINPHYLDPDPTSKHMGETRETRIKEFHKFNTQPVVGIREGSWLEVKGDTITLKGTLDARIFKYDQEPYEIKTESDLSDLK; encoded by the coding sequence ATGAAAAATATAATTATAGCGAGTACATCAACGATTCACGGTGGCGAACCTTTAGATTATTTACTTGATGAACTGCGTGTTTTTTTTAAGGATACTTCGGAAATTTTATTCATCCCATACGCAAGACCTAGCGGAATTACCCATGACGAGTACACAACAAGAGTGAACGTCGCTTTTAAGAAAATAGGAAAAACAGCCAAAGGCATTCATGAATTTGAAAATCCAAAAGAAGCTATTAAAAATGCAAAAGGGATTTTTACTGGAGGTGGCAATACGTTTGTTTTAGTCAATCAACTCTACAGAAATGATTTGATTGATACTATAAAAACCGAAGTCAAAAACGGAACACCTTACCTTGGCACAAGTGCTGGAAGCAATATTTGCGGACTTACGATTAACACGACCAATGATATGCCAATCGTATATCCGCCAAGTTTTAAGACCTTTGGTTTTGTGCCCTTTAATATCAATCCGCACTATTTGGATCCAGATCCAACCAGCAAACACATGGGAGAAACGCGCGAAACTAGAATTAAGGAGTTTCATAAATTCAATACACAACCCGTTGTTGGGATTCGAGAAGGTAGCTGGCTAGAGGTTAAAGGAGATACAATTACATTAAAAGGAACTTTAGATGCTCGCATTTTTAAATACGACCAAGAACCTTATGAAATTAAAACTGAGAGTGATTTAAGTGATTTGAAATAA
- a CDS encoding M15 family metallopeptidase translates to MKRSTFIKNSTLFGLGLAILPQISFQDHDALISYNALIGKGSPEVFGNGYKLRKQAYDAFLKMSEEALKSNINIQAVSSYRDFAHQNRIWDRKYKQNINKGLSPQESIKKIIEYSTIPGTSRHHWATDIDLIDANVSQPGNVLNPKHFGGTGCFSKFKTWMDHHANSFGFYLVYTNDKDRKGFKYEPWHYSYKPLSLHYLKAYQKLDLRTIINSEQLMGCEHFSEEFIIDYLNENILDINPELL, encoded by the coding sequence ATGAAAAGAAGCACATTTATAAAAAATTCAACACTATTTGGTTTGGGGTTAGCGATTCTTCCGCAGATATCATTTCAAGATCATGATGCTTTGATTTCGTACAACGCATTGATAGGCAAAGGTAGCCCTGAAGTCTTTGGCAACGGATATAAATTAAGAAAACAAGCCTATGATGCCTTTTTAAAAATGAGCGAAGAGGCCTTAAAAAGCAATATCAATATCCAGGCTGTATCGAGCTACAGGGATTTTGCACATCAAAACAGAATTTGGGACCGCAAATACAAACAAAATATAAATAAAGGTTTAAGTCCTCAAGAAAGTATTAAAAAAATTATCGAATACTCTACAATACCTGGCACTTCGAGACATCATTGGGCTACAGATATAGATCTTATAGATGCAAATGTATCGCAACCAGGTAACGTTTTGAATCCAAAACACTTTGGAGGAACTGGCTGTTTTTCAAAATTTAAAACGTGGATGGATCATCACGCCAATTCATTCGGTTTTTATCTGGTGTACACAAATGATAAAGACAGAAAAGGCTTTAAATATGAACCTTGGCATTACAGCTACAAACCACTTTCACTTCACTATTTGAAAGCCTATCAAAAACTGGACTTGAGAACTATTATTAATTCTGAGCAATTAATGGGATGTGAGCATTTTTCCGAAGAATTCATAATTGACTATCTCAACGAGAATATCTTAGACATCAATCCAGAACTTTTGTGA
- the map gene encoding type I methionyl aminopeptidase: protein MIIVKTKEEIELMRQSALVVSKTLGMLAKETKEGVTTKHLDKLAEDFIRAQGALPGFLGLYDCPSTLLCSVNEAVVHGLPTDKPLKNGDIVSIDCGAFMNDFYGDHAYTFEIGEVAPETKQLIKTTKESLYVGIREFKLGNRVGDVGFAIQQYCEAQGYGVVRELVGHGLGRKMHEDPEMPNYGRRGRGKKFIDGMVVAIEPMINGGSHRVRQLEDGWTIVTQDGKPSVHFEHDVAIVDGKPEILSTFAYVHEALGITSNEEDEFRKEALEI, encoded by the coding sequence ATGATCATAGTAAAAACAAAAGAAGAAATAGAATTAATGCGCCAAAGCGCATTGGTTGTTTCTAAAACTTTAGGAATGCTTGCAAAAGAAACTAAAGAAGGCGTTACAACAAAACATTTAGATAAACTTGCGGAAGATTTTATTAGAGCTCAAGGCGCTCTTCCTGGTTTTTTGGGATTGTACGATTGTCCTTCAACTTTACTTTGCAGCGTTAACGAAGCTGTTGTTCATGGATTACCAACAGATAAACCTCTCAAAAACGGAGATATCGTCTCTATAGATTGTGGAGCGTTTATGAATGATTTTTATGGTGATCACGCCTACACTTTTGAAATTGGTGAAGTTGCTCCAGAAACCAAACAACTCATTAAAACCACTAAAGAATCTTTATACGTAGGTATTAGAGAATTTAAACTTGGAAATCGTGTGGGAGATGTTGGTTTTGCAATACAGCAATATTGCGAAGCTCAAGGTTATGGAGTTGTGAGAGAACTTGTTGGTCACGGTCTAGGTCGCAAGATGCACGAAGATCCAGAAATGCCAAATTACGGTCGTAGAGGTCGTGGTAAAAAATTTATTGACGGTATGGTAGTAGCTATAGAACCTATGATAAATGGTGGTTCTCATCGTGTAAGACAGCTCGAAGATGGATGGACAATTGTGACTCAAGACGGGAAACCTAGCGTACATTTTGAACATGATGTAGCTATTGTAGATGGTAAACCAGAGATATTATCAACTTTTGCTTACGTACATGAAGCATTGGGTATTACTT
- a CDS encoding DUF6702 family protein, with protein sequence MNFLKITFLALIIPVFMSSVHKYYVSVTQLSYVKEKKSVQLISRIDISDLELTLQKRYDKNIKMTTIDEKPMVEDYLKKYLTQKISIKINTKETPFVYLGREYKNDLLVCYLEIENVEDISTIEISNSLLFELFPEQKNIVKTKINSEVNNLIFTKNDNDQYLNFK encoded by the coding sequence ATGAACTTTTTAAAAATCACTTTTTTAGCTTTAATAATCCCTGTGTTTATGTCATCTGTACATAAATACTATGTGAGTGTCACACAATTAAGCTATGTTAAGGAGAAAAAATCGGTTCAGCTTATTTCTCGTATTGATATTTCAGATTTAGAATTAACGCTTCAAAAGCGCTATGACAAAAACATAAAGATGACCACTATAGATGAAAAGCCTATGGTTGAAGATTATCTAAAAAAGTACCTTACCCAAAAAATCAGCATTAAGATTAATACTAAAGAAACTCCTTTTGTTTATTTGGGTAGAGAATATAAAAATGACCTCTTAGTGTGTTATCTGGAGATTGAGAATGTCGAAGATATTTCAACAATAGAAATCAGTAATAGTTTGCTATTTGAGTTGTTTCCAGAGCAAAAAAATATTGTTAAGACTAAGATAAATTCCGAAGTAAATAATTTAATTTTTACAAAGAATGATAATGACCAATATTTAAATTTTAAATAA